One segment of Balaenoptera ricei isolate mBalRic1 chromosome 8, mBalRic1.hap2, whole genome shotgun sequence DNA contains the following:
- the LOC132370631 gene encoding interferon-induced very large GTPase 1-like: MDTEESTPNELLLRGKNGQDLQEMLREAGLAVEYWLPKLQEHLGVTCAQALQHLEEKELQKLQSQAQHPWEKRALEKLLNLSYSNTLSELQESQVETIKKRQKQAEQALQELREMLAEGRQRQEEAVRKKEAELMQAMEIPKEFWPRPEKSLRDIMENMLGQLKLMEGTLSHRKNLPDRELVRHASGGLALQGIYKTSNQRSLIEKKEELLSVPKEFSLCGPEQSTRMETKEFTSSQKESMFTQAVEKLGFSVTASAKGGGWGFSLEAAMNQSKHSESKETQQSHSKHSYFCSTKFNYIPLASCHFPTDQLQFSRAALQELKCIEDLSGQPEDPDKLPLLRRRTEAFFHKFGSHANQGPLHLGGIYWWKAISEGFQSEQLAEVKQQAAEALDIYIRGSYSGFGVNVAAGVDVSDSHSKTASQGTTFQNLQTKVQLSVAQTGGPPEANGLSQWKAGLVANNQTWCVIDRGIQLVPVWDIILTSHRSDFKDPYQVANCLKDSYTALTGLTAQIQEGEELLSVQKEARLFLEDVKSWEVSDPEEQLKKLINFMQRLSEKIKSYNAWTNICLTDRSLQNFLVDTVNFCKQYSIYETKFIKSQLCSLLDPHIYKVTNFPQAHSIMQWIFQSEPEEENVNITQFSELIKIFKKTQNDLMEVKAKSESTESVEEAQSKVTYEVSLSLGCFLRYLQETGQPDTHILLLLIAAGAGYHVVNNTFQYLLGCDELDFLLDKMQTALDKYQELKNICNYKAQAFLVLTGLTATLGIKVASPEEKTERLALVRRHMGQSLSKEVVHVLTKLGADHDWENLEKDLRLLIDGDYEATVSSLQMEDVKKQLQSLFHGKKEPHEPHDNESNKREVIENRAFLEILQRLGLEHYYPKTMSRANFHVISKNPVYNTQPCSERELPYYFLQKLLMLDYGLRYLIIKDDEYTEKQVYPSTSNQEKEAFDPYEDLFEDSNSTTNPSAATNARPYIHPMDIQMAILHCADDFARQYILAKLSICQFALPLLIPNPCNAQIEFCLWSLSQIRRSWQQAGKSIKEEKDNYKNQQMCRVSTPIVSFIRVGNGFSASKSQIMNCLLSKRKHDVFFHRHCKGSSTDCLLMGGVVEVAWFCPGGEDQDRFDNCLTFINLHGDAKEHEKQLAFLQEVSSLIVVLMSTSDDNKETRKIVHDLCQKSKTLICLLDDKEKTMANNSGPRVRIGIRNRNEAELIEELITTIRRLLELSDTALSLENCAQIARKQGLLIDEDQRECKEAKEKAEILMALLGEMEIPQMKENLLPLQGKLWQLWCKKDKELYHLREKGNRSIEQHKSEIETDKQMIRCQQLRKAFPLNDLMHSVLEILQNHSETDTKLYFLQWLSVFLDNLTAGHLEKLNEKKKALWSLVQKEKQEAPKSNSLKGLQNEIEVISREISDCTLGIEQLLREVGQIYEALEEASSMKDTLFLSLPHIAADLMLSGFPIELMDGDASYVPLRWVAAVFDKVSEKLGNKRLFVLSVLGLQSSGKSTLLNALFGLQFTVSAGRCTRGAYMQLLKVEETFAKELGFDFVLVVDTEGLRAPELSNKSQNRDNELATFVIGLGNLTLINIFGENPSEMQDILQIVVQAFLRMKQVKISPSCLFVHQNVGEVTAKDQTMEGRRRLEQRLDEMAATAAEEEQCSDVTRFRDVIKFDVNTHVYYFAHLWDGNPPMAPPNPRYSHNVQELKSRILVTAQQESRGSIMKISDVKFRVQDLWRALLNENFIFSFRNTREVMAMSKLETMYNYWTWELRSHVLSIQDQLINQIQNEKIQTLETHTIEAPVTEKYEAIMQELEKYFNEDPDSEVLVQWKGNFENKLIILKEAFILDSQRKAKELLSFKKNQEKLHNKKSGYEKELLEKSRELALTVKGTQLSEEELHEKFNPLWKKWVYDLSSTHPPITEPKIEVDSENILLDYFKKEKDMASILKKNSGEKFEIKYDKHIKMNKKYLNLVTMTLEAQDKESINMTTNRIVSKVNETINNICRQKHDYNPNYFYEILRIIDEEVKSAPTKERYTFTRKYEIDLSLCLFQRASMKFHDMHKAFKRANDPVNYLESKKDDFFMSFKISCQGATSIKTFVDFLWHKLTTAVSNTIKKNMARKIAGDMQATCLAFNGNRANLEKHILISLAEEENFDNYWQYLHNPESFFKNYIENHIKRYCSDKGSEKMKTFLKISSDEIKNAILSAIQASTAVAKDKSSTVSEWLDLFCDHLGSNLIFPRKDLISIEHQEIKDIDFLKEAMSKALDPEMKRVEENDLYMLIEEIVPEIQKMIAEHLSGCWKQCPCCRAICTNTIPMHDGDHSVPFHRPQAVSGGWWYKTDHFVIDCCTSLVASDCFLVLGDGRKVPYKNYRQAGGEYARWSITPDTSTQPYWKWFVCHFRLKLQEKYLKRFIDKGKIPDAWNKIKKQDVLNDLKKN; the protein is encoded by the coding sequence ATGGACACAGAAGAGTCTACCCCTAATGAGCTCCTGCTCAGAGGCAAAAATGGGCAAGATCTCCAAGAGATGTTGAGAGAAGCAGGATTGGCAGTTGAGTACTGGTTGCCCAAGCTGCAGGAACACCTGGGTGTGACCTGTGCCCAAGCCTTACAACACCTGGAAGAAAAAGAACTCCAGAAGCTGCAATCCCAGGCACAACATCCCTGGGAGAAAAGGGCCCTGGAGAAGCTGCTTAACCTGTCATACTCAAATACTCTTTCAGAGTTACAGGAGTCTCAGGtggaaacaataaagaaaaggcAGAAGCAGGCAGAACAGGCACTGCAGGAGCTAAGAGAGATGCTGGCAGAAGGGAGGCAGCGACAGGAAGAGGCAGTGAGGAAAAAGGAAGCAGAGCTGATGCAGGCAATGGAGATCCCCAAAGAGTTCTGGCCACGTCCCGAAAAGTCCCTAAGAGACATCATGGAAAACATGCTGGGACAACTCAAACTTATGGAGGGGACACTGTCTCACAGGAAGAACCTTCCAGATAGAGAGCTGGTGCGACATGCATCTGGAGGACTAGCCCTTCAGGGAATTTACAAAACCAGTAACCAAAGGAGCCTgatagagaagaaagaggagctaCTCAGTGTCCCCAAGGAGTTCTCACTCTGTGGCCCTGAGCAGAGTACACGGATGGAAACAAAGGAATTTACATCTTCTCAAAAAGAATCCATGTTCACCCAGGCTGTAGAGAAGCTGGGCTTCAGTGTAACTGCCTCAGCAAAGGGTGGAGGTTGGGGATTTAGCCTGGAAGCTGCTATGAATCAGAGCAAACATTCAGAATCCAAGGAAACCCAACAGTCACATTCTAAGCACTCTTACTTCTGCTCAACCAAGTTCAACTACATCCCACTGGCCTCCTGCCACTTTCCCACTGACCAGCTCCAGTTCTCCAGGGCAGCTCTACAGGAACTGAAATGCATTGAAGACCTTTCAGGTCAGCCAGAAGACCCAGACAAACTTCCCTTGCTGAGGCGCAGGACTGAAGCCTTCTTCCACAAGTTTGGTTCTCATGCTAACCAGGGCCCTCTGCACCTGGGAGGAATCTACTGGTGGAAAGCCATTTCAGAGGGCTTCCAAAGTGAGCAGCTGGCAGAAGTGAAACAGCAAGCTGCAGAGGCCCTGGATATTTACATAAGGGGCAGCTACAGTGGCTTTGGAGTGAATGTTGCTGCAGGTGTGGATGTGTCAGACTCTCATTCAAAAACAGCCTCTCAGGGAACAACCTTCCAAAATCTCCAAACCAAAGTCCAATTATCTGTGGCCCAGACAGGTGGCCCACCAGAAGCAAATGGCCTTTCACAGTGGAAAGCTGGCCTAGTTGCCAATAATCAAACCTGGTGTGTCATTGACCGGGGAATTCAGCTGGTGCCCGTTTGGGACATCATCCTCACCAGCCACCGAAGCGATTTTAAGGATCCTTATCAGGTAGCTAACTGCCTGAAAGACAGCTACACTGCTCTGACTGGTCTTACTGCCCAGATCCAGGAGGGAGAAGAATTACTGAGTGTTCAGAAGGAGGCTAGGCTTTTCCTAGAGGATGTGAAATCCTGGGAGGTATCTGATCCTGAAGAGCAGCTTAAAAAGCTGATAAATTTCATGCAaagattaagtgaaaaaataaaaagttataacgCTTGGACTAATATATGCCTCACAGATAGGAGTCTGCAGAATTTTCTGGTAGACACTGTCAACTTCTGCAAACAGTATTCCATTTATGAAACTAAATTTATTAAATCTCAGTTGTGCAGCCTTTTGGATCCTCACATCTACAAAGTGACAAACTTTCCTCAGGCTCATTCCATCATGCAGTGGATATTTCAGTCAGAACCAGAGGAAGAGAATGTCAATATCACCCAATTTTCtgaattaattaaaatctttaaaaaaacccagaatgaCCTTATGGAAGTAAAGGCCAAGTCTGAATCCACAGAATCAGTGGAGGAAGCTCAAAGCAAGGTGACTTACGAGGTCAGCTTGTCTCTTGGCTGCTTCTTGAGATACCTCCAAGAAACGGGGCAGCCAGACACACACATCTTGCTACTTTTGATTGCAGCTGGTGCAGGATATCATGTGGTAAACAATACATTTCAGTATCTCCTTGGGTGTGATGAGTTAGACTTCCTACTGGATAAAATGCAAACTGCCCTAGATAAATACCAAGagctcaaaaatatttgcaactacAAGGCTCAGGCATTCCTGGTGCTCACAGGTCTGACAGCTACACTTGGCATCAAAGTTGCTTctccagaggagaaaacagaacgCTTGGCATTAGTAAGACGTCACATGGGACAATCTTTGTCTAAAGAAGTTGTACATGTCCTCACCAAACTTGGGGCAGATCATGATTGGGAAAACCTAGAAAAAGACTTGAGATTGCTCATTGATGGGGATTATGAGGCCACCGTCTCTTCATTGCAAATGGAGGATGTGAAAAAACAATTGCAAAGTCTTTTCCATGGAAAGAAAGAGCCCCATGAACCACATGATAATGAAAGTAACAAACGGGAGGTCATAGAAAATAGAGCCTTCCTAGAAATACTCCAGCGTTTAGGCCTAGAACATTACTACCCAAAAACGATGAGCAGAGCTAACTTCCATGTGATCTCCAAGAATCCTGTGTACAACACCCAGCCCTGCTCTGAAAGAGAGCTTCCCTACTATTTCCTACAGAAGCTACTGATGCTGGATTATGGGCTGAGATACCTGATCATCAAGGATGATGAATACACAGAGAAGCAAGTCTATCCAAGCACCTCAAATCAAGAAAAGGAGGCTTTTGATCCATATGAAGATCTATTTGAAGACAGTAATAGCACCACTAATCCTTCAGCAGCCACTAATGCCAGGCCCTACATTCACCCTatggatatacagatggcaattcTTCACTGTGCAGATGATTTTGCCAGACAATACATTTTGGCCAAACTTTCCATTTGTCAGTTTGCCCTTCCCCTTCTCATACCTAATCCTTGCAATGCTCAAATTGAATTCTGTCTCTGGTCTCTCAGTCAAATTAGGAGGAGCTGGCAGCAAGCAGGGAAATCAATAAAAGAGGAGAAGGACAATTACAAAAATCAGCAGATGTGTCGTGTCTCTACCCCCATTGTGTCTTTTATTAGAGTTGGAAACGGCTTCTCTGCCTCCAAATCTCAGATCATGAACTGTCTTCTCAGTAAAAGGAAACATGATGTCTTTTTTCACCGACATTGCAAAGGGAGCAGCACAGACTGTCTCTTGATGGGAGGTGTGGTGGAAGTTGCCTGGTTCTGTCCTGGGGGTGAAGATCAGGACAGGTTTGACAACTGCCTGACCTTCATCAATCTTCATGGAGATGCAAAGGAACATGAGAAGCAACTTGCCTTTTTGCAGGAGGTCTCTTCTCTCATTGTGGTCCTCATGTCAACTTCTGATGACAATAAAGAAACCCGAAAAATTGTCCATGACCTGTgtcagaaatcaaaaactttaatcTGTTTGCTTGATGATAAAGAAAAAACCATGGCAAATAACTCTGGCCCAAGAGTGAGAATTGggatcagaaacagaaatgaggCAGAATTAATAGAGGAGCTCATAACTACAATCAGACGTTTGTTAGAGCTTTCTGACACTGCACTCAGCTTGGAGAACTGTGCCCAAATTGCTCGCAAGCAAGGATTGCTTATTGATGAAGACCAGAGAGAATGCAAGGAAGCCAAAGAAAAGGCAGAGATTCTAATGGCCCTActgggagaaatggaaatacctcagatgaaggaaaatttACTACCCCTTCAGGGAAAACTGTGGCAACTTTGGTGTAAAAAGGACAAAGAACTCTATCATCTGAGAGAAAAAGGGAATCGAAGCATTGAACAACACAAGAGTGAGATTGAGACAGATAAACAAATGATACGATGTCAACAGTTGAGAAAAGCCTTTCCTCTCAACGATTTAATGCATTCTGTCCTTGAAATTCTCCAAAATCATTCAGAAACTGACACCAAACTCTACTTCTTGCAATGGCTGAGTGTGTTTCTAGACAATTTGACTGCAGGACACTTGGAAAaactaaatgagaagaaaaaggcaTTGTGGTCACTGgtccaaaaagaaaagcaagaggcaCCAAAGAGCAACTCTCTGAAAGGCTTGCAAAATGAGATAGAAGTTATCTCCAGAGAGATTAGTGACTGCACCTTGGGAATTGAGCAACTTCTCAGAGAAGTTGGCCAGATCTATGAAGCTCTGGAAGAAGCTTCATCCATGAAAGATACCctatttctctcccttccccacattGCTGCAGATCTGATGCTATCTGGTTTTCCCATTGAGCTGATGGATGGGGATGCTTCTTATGTGCCCCTGAGGTGGGTGGCAGCTGTTTTTGACAAGGTCTCTGAGAAACTTGGAAACAAACGGCTCTTTGTTCTCTCTGTCCTTGGCCTGCAGAGCTCAGGGAAATCCACCCTGCTGAATGCACTTTTTGGGCTGCAGTTCACTGTCAGTGCTGGGAGGTGTACCCGGGGGGCCTACATGCAGCTTCTGAAGGTGGAGGAGACATTCGCAAAGGAACTTGGCTTTGACTTTGTGCTTGTTGTGGACACAGAAGGACTTCGGGCCCCAGAACTCAGCAACAAGTCCCAGAATCGTGACAATGAGTTGGCAACCTTTGTCATCGGACTTGGAAATTTGACTCTGATCAATATTTTCGGGGAAAATCCATCAGAAATGCAAGATATTCTACAAATAGTTGTCCAAGCTTTTCTGAGGATGAAACAAGTAAAAATCTCTCCTAGTTGCCTCTTTGTTCATCAGAATGTGGGAGAAGTTACAGCTAAAGACCAAACTATGGAAGGACGAAGGCGGCTAGAGCAGAGACTAGACGAAATGGCAGCAACAGCAGCTGAAGAGGAGCAGTGCTCAGATGTAACCCGCTTTCGCGATGTCATTAAGTTTGATGTTAATACCCACGTCTACTACTTTGCTCACCTCTGGGATGGCAATCCCCCAATGGCCCCTCCCAATCCTCGTTATAGCCACAATGTCCAAGAACTGAAAAGCAGAATTCTTGTGACTGCCCAACAGGAATCTAGGGGAAGCATCATGAAGATATCAGATGTAAAATTCCGAGTTCAAGATTTGTGGAGGGCCCTATTGaatgaaaactttattttcagtttcAGGAATACCCGAGAGGTCATGGCCATGAGCAAACTGGAAACCATGTATAACTACTGGACATGGGAGTTGAGGAGTCATGTGCTGAGCATACAGGACCAGCTGATCAACCAGATTCAGaatgaaaaaatacagacacTCGAAACACACACAATTGAGGCTCCAGTTACAGAGAAATATGAAGCCATCATGCaagaacttgaaaaatattttaatgaagacCCAGATAGTGAAGTGCTGGTACAGTGgaaaggaaattttgaaaataagctAATAATCCTTAAAGAGGCATTCATTTTAGACAGCCAAAGAAAAGCCAAAGAACttcttagttttaaaaagaatcaagaaaaactGCATAACAAAAAATCAGGTTATGAAAAGGAATTATTGGAAAAAAGCCGAGAGTTGGCTTTAACTGTAAAGGGCACCCAATTGAGTGAGGAAGAGCTACATGAGAAATTCAACCCACTTTGGAAAAAATGGGTCTATGATTTGTCCTCAACTCACCCTCCAATCACAGAGCCTAAAATTGAAGTGGATTCTGAAAACATCCTTTTGGATTATTTCAAAAAGGAGAAAGACATGGCAAGCATACTGAAGAAAAATTCTGGAGAAAAGTTTGAAATCAAATATGACAAACATATCAAAATGAACAAGAAATATTTGAACTTAGTTACAATGACATTAGAGGCCCAGGATAAGGAGTCCATAAATATGACTACTAACCGCATTGTTTCAAAAGTTAACGAAACTATTAACAACATTTGTAGGCAAAAGCATGATTACAATCCAAATTATTTCTATGAAATCCTGAGAATAATAGATGAGGAGGTGAAATCTGCACCCACTAAGGAAAGATACACATTtacaagaaaatatgaaatagacTTATCCTTGTGTTTATTCCAAAGAGCATCAATGAAGTTTCATGATATGCACAAGGCATTCAAGAGAGCAAATGATCCTGTAAACTATCTGGAAAGCAAGAAAGATGATTTCTTCATGAGTTTTAAGATCTCTTGTCAGGGAGCAACCTCAATTAAaacatttgttgattttctgtggcACAAACTCACCACTGCTGTCTCCAACACCATAAAGAAAAACATGGCCCGCAAAATTGCCGGGGACATGCAAGCCACCTGTCTGGCATTCAATGGAAATAGGGCTAACCTGGAGAAACACATTCTCATCTCTCTGGCAGAAGAGGAAAATTTTGATAATTATTGGCAGTACCTTCATAATCCGGAATCATTTTTTAAGAATTACATTGAAAACCACATTAAAAGATATTGTTCTGACAAAGGAAGtgaaaaaatgaagacatttttaaaaataagttcagaTGAAATCAAGAATGCCATCCTCTCAGCTATTCAGGCATCCACAGCAGTAGCTAAAGATAAAAGCAGCACTGTGTCTGAGTGGTTGGATTTGTTCTGTGATCACCTGGGGAGTAACTTGATCTTTCCACGAAAAGACCTGATAAGCATTGAACACCAGGAGATAAAAGATATTGACTTTCTCAAAGAAGCCATGAGTAAAGCTTTGGATCCTGAAATGAAGAGAGTAGAAGAGAATGACTTGTATATGCTTATAGAAGAAATCGTTCCTGAAATCCAGAAAATGATCGCTGAACATCTCTCTGGCTGCTGGAAACAGTGTCCCTGCTGTAGAGCAATTTGTACAAACACAATCCCTATGCATGATGGAGACCACAGTGTTCCCTTCCATCGTCCACAGGCTGTCAGTGGAGGATGGTGGTACAAAACAGACCATTTTGTCATTGATTGCTGTACCAGTTTGGTAGCAAGTGATTGCTTTTTGGTTTTGGGAGATGGCAGGAAAGTCCCATATAAGAACTATCGACAGGCAGGAGGGGAATATGCCAGGTGGAGTATCACCCCAGACACATCCACCCAGCCATACTGGAAATGGTTTGTCTGTCACTTCAGATTAAAGCTACAAGAAAAATATCTCAAAAGATTTATAGATAAAGGTAAAATTCCTGATGCATGGAACAAAATCAAGAAACAGGATGTGCTTaatgacttgaaaaaaaattaa